One genomic segment of Gopherus flavomarginatus isolate rGopFla2 chromosome 11, rGopFla2.mat.asm, whole genome shotgun sequence includes these proteins:
- the RPS21 gene encoding 40S ribosomal protein S21: MQNDAGEFVDLYVPRKCSASNRIIGAKDHASIQMNISEVDKVTGRVNGQFKTYAICGAIRRMGESDDSILRLAKHDGIVSKNF; this comes from the exons ATGCAGAACGATGCTGGGGAATTTGTGGACCTGTATGTGCCTCGTAAATG CTCTGCTAGCAACCGAATAATCGGTGCTAAGGACCATGCGTCCATTCAAATGAATATTTCTGAG GTTGACAAAGTCACAGGCAGAGTCAATGGCCAGTTCAAAACTTATGCCATTTGTGGAGCAATTCGTAGGATG gGTGAATCTGATGATTCTATTCTGCGTCTGGCAAAACATGATGGGATTGTTTCCAA GAATTTCTAA